From a region of the Pongo abelii isolate AG06213 chromosome 9, NHGRI_mPonAbe1-v2.0_pri, whole genome shotgun sequence genome:
- the LOC100442947 gene encoding olfactory receptor 52A1, protein MSISNITVYLPSVLTLIGIPGLESVQCWIGIPFCAIYLIAMIGNSLLLIIIKSEQSLHEPLYIFLGMLGATDIALASSIIPKMLGIFWFNVPEIYFDSCLLQMWFIHTFQGIESGILVAMALDRYVAICYPLRHANIFTHQLVIQIGTMVILRAAILVAPCLVLIKCRFQFYHTTVISHSYCEHMAIVKLAAANVQVNKIYGLFVAFTVAGVDLTFITLSYIQIFITVFCLPQKEARFKAFNTCIAHICVFLQFYLLAFFSFFTHRFGSHIPPYIHILFSSIYLLVPPFLNPLVYGAKTTQIRIHVLKMFCS, encoded by the coding sequence ATGTCCATTTCCAACATCACAGTCTACCTGCCCTCTGTGTTGACACTAATAGGGATCCCAGGCCTAGAATCTGTGCAGTGCTGGATTGGGATTCCATTCTGTGCCATTTATCTCATTGCTATGATTGGAAATTCCTTGCTTCTGATCATCATCAAATCTGAGCAGAGTCTCCATGAGCCCTTGTACATTTTCTTAGGCATGCTAGGAGCCACAGACATTGCACTTGCCAGCAGCATTATACCCAAGATGCTTGGAATATTCTGGTTTAATGTGCCTGAAATCTATTTTGATTCCTGCTTGCTTCAAATGTGGTTCATCCACACATTTCAGGGTATAGAGTCAGGCATCCTCGTGGCCATGGCCCTGGATCGTTATGTGGCCATCTGTTATCCACTAAGACATGCCAACATCTTCACCCACCAGCTTGTCATTCAGATAGGAACTATGGTCATACTCAGGGCTGCTATTCTTGTAGCCCCATGCCTAGTACTGATAAAGTGCCGGTTTCAATTTTATCACACAACAGTCATCTCCCACTCCTACTGTGAGCATATGGCCATTGTGAAACTAGCGGCAGCAAATGTTCAAGTCAACAAAATCTATGGTTTGTTTGTGGCCTTCACTGTTGCAGGAGTTGACCTCACATTCATCACGTTGTCCTACATCCAGATATTTATCACAGTTTTTTGTTTGCCCCAGAAGGAGGCTAGGTTTAAAGCATTCAATACCTGCATTGCTCACATCTGTGTCTTCCTCCAGTTCTACCTCCttgccttcttctccttcttcacaCATAGGTTTGGGTCTCACATCCCCCCTTATATCCATATTCTCTTTTCTAGCATTTACTTGCTGGTCCCTCCATTTCTCAATCCACTTGTCTATGGTGCAAAGACCACACAGATTCGCATTCATGTGTTAAAAATGTTCTGTTCGTAA